The following coding sequences are from one Anabaena sphaerica FACHB-251 window:
- a CDS encoding cobalamin-binding protein, which yields MIDKDIRIVSLIPSATEIVATLGLCDAIVGRSHECDYPPEIANRPICTQARLDCEQPSNIINDEVNKILQSALSIYKIKVDVLEKLQPTHILTQDQCDVCAVSLPEVQKAVTELTHSSPQIISLQPNTLRDVWGDIERVGQTFGVDSVKIIENLEARVKICNRKIQGLSVTEMPKVACIEWTDPLITAANWIPELINLAGGQTLFSVTGKPSAHLNWETLVATNPDVIIFMPCGFDLQRTQQEAKLLTQRPEWEKLHAVKAGRVFITDGNSYFNRPGPRLVDSVEILAEILHPEIFEYGYQGTGWQTLQN from the coding sequence ATGATAGATAAAGATATAAGAATTGTTTCTTTAATTCCTAGTGCGACGGAAATAGTTGCTACACTTGGTTTATGTGATGCCATTGTTGGGCGATCGCACGAATGTGACTATCCCCCAGAAATCGCCAATCGTCCTATTTGTACCCAAGCACGTTTAGATTGTGAACAGCCTAGCAATATCATTAATGATGAAGTGAACAAGATATTGCAATCTGCTTTGAGTATTTACAAAATTAAAGTTGATGTTTTAGAGAAATTGCAACCTACGCACATTCTCACTCAAGATCAATGTGATGTTTGTGCAGTCAGCTTACCAGAAGTGCAGAAGGCAGTCACTGAACTTACCCACAGTTCACCCCAGATTATCTCTTTACAGCCTAACACACTGCGGGATGTGTGGGGTGATATTGAGCGAGTTGGTCAAACCTTTGGGGTGGACTCAGTAAAAATAATTGAGAATTTAGAAGCTAGAGTTAAAATTTGTAACCGTAAAATTCAAGGCTTGTCTGTAACAGAAATGCCTAAAGTCGCTTGTATAGAATGGACTGATCCTTTGATCACGGCTGCAAATTGGATACCTGAATTAATCAACTTGGCAGGTGGACAAACGTTGTTTAGTGTTACAGGTAAGCCTTCTGCTCATTTGAACTGGGAAACATTGGTTGCTACTAACCCTGATGTAATTATTTTTATGCCCTGCGGCTTTGATTTACAACGGACTCAACAAGAAGCGAAGTTATTAACTCAGCGCCCAGAGTGGGAAAAACTCCACGCTGTCAAAGCTGGGAGAGTTTTCATTACTGATGGTAACTCTTACTTTAACAGACCTGGCCCGCGTTTGGTTGATTCTGTGGAAATTTTAGCCGAAATCTTGCACCCAGAAATATTTGAGTATGGTTATCAAGGCACTGGGTGGCAAACTTTACAAAACTAA
- a CDS encoding RelA/SpoT family protein, with translation MSSLLLDSSVDVSLPEWLKKCLRETSVKSSVAEDDRTYSDMALICNAFKFAYQLHQGQYRKSGEAYIAHPVAVAGLLRDLGGSPAMIAAGFLHDVVEDTEVTIEEIEELFGAEVRQLVEGVTKLSKINFTSKTESQAENFRRMFLAMAQDIRVIVVKLADRLHNMRTLQYMSEASRRRSAQETRDIFAPLANRLGIWRIKWELEDLAFKYLEPDAFREMQQHVSEKRTAREEKLAKATEVLRERMQQAGIQCSDVSGRPKHLYSIYQKMQRQQKEFHEIYDLAALRIIVQTNEECYRALAVVHDAFRPIPGRFKDYIGLPKPNRYQSLHTGVIGLTGRPLEVQIRTMEMHHIAEYGIAAHWKYKETGSSSHSQLTGSDEKFTWLRQLLDWQSDLKDAQEYLDSVKDNLFEDDVYVFTPKGDVVPLSPGSTSIDFAYRIHTEVGNHCAGARVNGRIVPLSTRLHNGDIVDIITQKNSHPSLDWLNFVRTSAAKYRIKQWYKRSRREENVARGRDLLEKELGKTGFEHLLKSASMQTVAEKCNYHSVEDLLAGLGYGEITLNLVLNRWREVVKAQQPVADVIPFLPKETISKSSRETSSTTSRASDSPIIGVEGLVYHVAGCCTPIPGEAIIGVVTRGRGISIHRQGCHNVDNVECERLVPVRWNMGIEHHGRPHTYPIEIQIETLDRVGILKDILSRLSDQGINVRHANVKTALGQPALIDLGIDIRDRSQLEHLFVQIKKMSDILNIRRVGQVEESQA, from the coding sequence ATGAGCAGCTTACTTCTTGATTCCTCAGTAGATGTCAGTCTTCCGGAATGGCTTAAAAAATGTTTACGAGAAACATCAGTAAAAAGCAGCGTAGCGGAAGATGACCGAACGTATAGCGATATGGCTCTGATTTGTAATGCTTTTAAATTTGCCTATCAACTGCATCAAGGTCAGTACCGCAAATCTGGAGAAGCTTATATAGCTCATCCAGTAGCTGTAGCTGGATTGCTGCGAGATTTGGGCGGCAGTCCTGCTATGATAGCAGCTGGATTTCTTCATGATGTAGTTGAAGATACAGAAGTTACAATTGAAGAAATAGAAGAGCTTTTTGGGGCAGAAGTCAGGCAATTGGTGGAAGGTGTCACCAAGTTGTCTAAAATTAATTTTACGAGTAAAACTGAAAGCCAAGCGGAAAATTTCCGGCGAATGTTTTTGGCAATGGCGCAGGATATTCGGGTCATTGTGGTGAAGTTGGCAGACCGTTTGCATAATATGCGAACCTTGCAGTATATGTCAGAAGCCAGTCGTCGCCGTAGCGCCCAGGAAACACGAGATATCTTTGCACCTTTAGCTAATCGCTTGGGGATTTGGCGGATTAAATGGGAATTGGAAGATTTGGCGTTTAAGTATTTGGAACCTGATGCTTTTCGGGAAATGCAGCAGCACGTTTCTGAAAAGCGGACAGCGCGGGAAGAAAAATTGGCTAAAGCTACGGAAGTGTTGCGGGAACGAATGCAACAGGCAGGAATTCAGTGTTCGGATGTGAGCGGCCGCCCCAAACATCTTTATAGTATTTATCAAAAAATGCAGCGTCAGCAAAAAGAATTTCATGAAATTTACGATTTGGCTGCACTGCGAATAATTGTACAAACTAATGAAGAATGCTATCGGGCTTTGGCGGTAGTTCATGATGCGTTTCGCCCGATTCCCGGCAGATTTAAAGATTACATTGGATTGCCAAAACCCAACCGTTACCAGTCTTTGCATACTGGGGTCATTGGTTTGACCGGTCGCCCTTTGGAAGTGCAAATTCGGACAATGGAAATGCATCATATTGCTGAGTATGGGATTGCTGCACATTGGAAGTATAAAGAAACAGGCAGTTCTTCCCATAGCCAACTGACCGGCTCGGATGAGAAGTTTACTTGGTTGCGGCAACTATTGGATTGGCAAAGTGATTTAAAAGATGCTCAAGAATACTTAGATAGTGTTAAAGACAATCTATTTGAAGATGATGTTTATGTCTTCACCCCTAAGGGGGATGTTGTACCTCTAAGTCCCGGATCTACGAGTATAGATTTTGCTTATCGAATTCATACAGAGGTAGGAAACCATTGTGCGGGGGCGCGGGTAAATGGGCGGATAGTGCCATTATCCACGCGATTACACAATGGTGATATTGTCGATATTATTACTCAAAAGAATAGCCATCCTAGTTTGGATTGGTTGAATTTTGTCAGGACTTCGGCGGCGAAATATCGCATTAAACAGTGGTACAAGCGATCGCGCCGGGAAGAAAATGTGGCGAGGGGACGGGATTTATTAGAAAAGGAACTTGGTAAAACTGGTTTTGAACACCTGCTGAAATCAGCCTCTATGCAAACTGTGGCGGAGAAGTGCAATTATCACAGTGTGGAAGATTTACTTGCGGGTTTAGGTTACGGGGAAATTACCTTAAACTTGGTATTGAATCGCTGGAGAGAAGTGGTGAAAGCACAACAACCTGTGGCTGATGTGATCCCCTTTCTACCTAAAGAAACAATTTCCAAATCCTCACGAGAAACATCATCAACTACTTCCCGTGCTAGTGATTCACCTATTATTGGTGTAGAAGGGCTGGTTTATCATGTAGCTGGGTGTTGTACGCCAATTCCTGGTGAAGCGATTATTGGTGTGGTGACACGGGGACGGGGTATATCTATTCATCGCCAAGGGTGTCATAATGTGGACAATGTGGAATGTGAGCGCCTAGTACCTGTAAGATGGAATATGGGAATAGAACATCATGGTCGTCCTCACACTTACCCCATAGAGATTCAAATTGAAACTCTTGACCGAGTGGGAATCTTAAAAGATATTTTATCGCGGTTGAGTGATCAAGGTATAAATGTGCGTCATGCTAACGTGAAAACTGCTTTGGGACAACCGGCACTAATTGACTTGGGTATTGATATTCGCGATCGCTCTCAATTAGAACACTTGTTTGTGCAGATTAAAAAAATGAGTGATATTCTTAACATTCGCAGAGTTGGTCAAGTTGAGGAGTCACAGGCGTAG
- the patD gene encoding heterocyst frequency control protein PatD → MSLNQEKYQEFATLLEQLCSDVTKTQLDAPTLRQCLFELQQWFVQQIVSLTDLDSRQQSYQTEMSKQLRLLEIDVMFLQGARQSATAQARIKTIEERLNTLIRYCQALLE, encoded by the coding sequence ATGTCTTTGAATCAGGAAAAATATCAGGAATTCGCAACATTACTAGAGCAATTATGCTCTGATGTCACTAAAACTCAACTTGATGCCCCTACCCTACGGCAATGTCTTTTTGAGTTACAGCAATGGTTTGTCCAGCAAATTGTGTCTTTGACTGATTTGGACTCGCGCCAGCAGTCTTATCAGACGGAAATGAGTAAGCAACTACGTTTATTAGAAATAGATGTAATGTTTCTTCAAGGTGCAAGACAGTCAGCTACGGCACAGGCGAGAATCAAAACTATTGAAGAACGTCTAAATACTCTGATTCGATATTGTCAGGCTCTTCTGGAGTGA
- a CDS encoding dipeptide ABC transporter ATP-binding protein, whose protein sequence is MSEALFSIENLRVAYPQRSGEEENWAVDDVSFTLQPGEKMGLVGESGCGKSTIGRAIMRLLPASSRVEGKVIFRRDSVLDLTPVQMRKFRGEAVALVFQDPMTRLDPLMTIGNHCLETLEAHSPELSKQQAKEKALATLEKVKIPASRWNQYPHEFSGGMRQRVAIALALLLHPKLIVADEPTTSLDVTVSAQILQELTRLCAEENMGLLLISHDLAMVAEYCDRIGVMYQGKMVEMGKTETVFANPQHEYTQSLLKAALHIQQEKGKGNRKQETEKANPILKVTELKQHYTIEPNFIERLFKGENQTIKAVDGINLELYPGEILGLVGESGCGKSTLSRTILQLIRPTSGKVEFLGQELTNLSRQEIRSSRRQIQMVFQDPHACLNPAMTVGQSIADPLLIHNLANAEKAKEQVLWMLEKVGLTPAELYYQRYPSDLSGGQQQRVAIARAFITRPKLVICDEPVSMLDASVQTQVLDLMLQLKAEFELTYLFITHDLWLARFLCDRIAVMNGGKIVELGCTKEIFANPQHPYTQTLLAAAPLLARV, encoded by the coding sequence ATGAGTGAAGCTTTATTTAGTATTGAAAATCTCCGTGTAGCTTATCCCCAACGCAGCGGGGAAGAAGAAAACTGGGCAGTTGATGATGTATCTTTTACACTCCAACCAGGTGAAAAAATGGGGTTGGTGGGTGAGTCTGGTTGTGGTAAATCCACTATCGGACGGGCAATAATGCGTTTATTACCTGCTTCTAGTCGCGTTGAAGGTAAAGTAATTTTTCGGCGAGACTCGGTATTAGATTTAACGCCAGTTCAAATGCGGAAATTTCGCGGTGAAGCTGTAGCTTTGGTTTTTCAAGACCCAATGACACGCCTAGACCCGTTAATGACGATTGGTAATCATTGTCTAGAAACCCTAGAAGCGCATTCACCAGAATTATCCAAACAGCAAGCGAAGGAAAAAGCTTTAGCAACTTTAGAAAAGGTGAAAATTCCTGCCAGTCGCTGGAACCAGTACCCCCATGAGTTTAGCGGGGGGATGCGACAACGGGTGGCTATTGCGCTGGCTTTACTCCTCCACCCTAAGTTAATCGTTGCTGATGAACCCACAACCAGTTTAGATGTTACCGTTTCTGCCCAAATTTTACAAGAATTAACGCGATTGTGTGCTGAGGAAAATATGGGATTATTATTGATTTCCCATGATTTAGCAATGGTAGCGGAATATTGCGATCGCATTGGCGTAATGTATCAAGGTAAAATGGTAGAAATGGGTAAAACAGAAACTGTATTTGCTAATCCCCAGCATGAATATACCCAATCTTTATTAAAAGCAGCTTTGCATATTCAACAAGAAAAGGGAAAAGGGAACAGGAAACAGGAAACAGAAAAAGCAAATCCCATTTTAAAAGTTACAGAACTCAAACAACATTATACCATAGAACCGAATTTTATTGAACGTCTATTTAAAGGTGAAAATCAAACAATTAAAGCTGTAGATGGCATTAATTTAGAATTATATCCAGGGGAAATATTAGGATTAGTGGGAGAGTCTGGTTGTGGTAAAAGTACACTTTCTAGAACTATCTTACAATTAATTCGTCCTACATCTGGGAAAGTTGAATTTTTAGGACAAGAGTTAACTAACTTATCACGTCAAGAAATACGTTCTTCCCGCCGACAAATACAAATGGTATTCCAAGATCCTCATGCTTGTTTAAATCCAGCGATGACCGTGGGACAAAGTATAGCTGATCCTTTATTAATTCACAATTTAGCTAATGCTGAAAAAGCGAAAGAACAGGTTTTGTGGATGTTAGAAAAAGTCGGTTTAACACCAGCAGAACTTTATTATCAGCGTTATCCCTCGGATTTATCTGGAGGACAACAACAACGGGTAGCAATAGCACGAGCTTTCATTACTCGTCCTAAATTAGTAATATGTGATGAACCAGTGAGTATGTTAGATGCGAGTGTACAAACACAAGTCTTAGATTTAATGTTGCAATTAAAAGCCGAATTTGAATTAACGTACTTATTCATTACCCATGATTTATGGTTAGCGCGGTTTTTGTGCGATCGCATCGCCGTCATGAATGGTGGTAAAATAGTTGAATTAGGTTGCACCAAAGAAATTTTCGCCAATCCCCAACACCCCTATACACAAACCCTCCTAGCAGCTGCACCTTTATTAGCAAGAGTATAA
- a CDS encoding class I SAM-dependent methyltransferase, translating into MSKNQPSNPYKNNIYPADKWQERIAQIAYRFNKEYQKEAFEVPNEVQEMPIYKEWKNGILAYKIASPFWEIAQPQKNQHCLDIGCGFSFLIYPWRDWQAFFYGQEISNIARDTLNSRGSQLNSKLFKGVELGASHHLNYPSEQFDLVIATGFSCYFPLEYWQAVLLEVKRVLKPGGHFVFDILNSEQPLAEDWAVLETYLGAEVFLESASEWEKTIKTGGAKVVKRQLGELFELYKVRF; encoded by the coding sequence ATGTCTAAAAACCAGCCATCAAATCCTTACAAAAACAATATTTATCCTGCCGACAAATGGCAAGAAAGAATAGCACAAATAGCATATCGCTTCAATAAAGAATATCAAAAAGAAGCCTTTGAAGTTCCAAACGAAGTCCAAGAAATGCCAATATATAAAGAATGGAAAAATGGCATCTTAGCTTATAAAATTGCTTCCCCTTTTTGGGAAATTGCCCAACCTCAAAAAAACCAACATTGTTTAGATATTGGTTGCGGATTCAGCTTTTTAATCTATCCTTGGCGAGATTGGCAAGCATTCTTTTATGGGCAAGAAATTAGTAATATAGCTAGAGATACCCTAAATTCTCGTGGTTCACAGTTAAACTCAAAACTATTCAAAGGTGTGGAGTTGGGAGCATCACATCATTTAAACTACCCTTCCGAACAGTTTGATTTAGTCATAGCTACAGGATTTAGTTGTTATTTTCCCCTAGAATATTGGCAGGCTGTTTTACTAGAAGTCAAACGAGTATTGAAACCAGGTGGACATTTTGTATTTGACATTCTGAATTCAGAACAACCTTTAGCTGAAGATTGGGCAGTTTTAGAAACTTATTTGGGTGCAGAGGTGTTTCTAGAATCTGCGTCTGAGTGGGAAAAAACCATTAAAACTGGCGGTGCTAAAGTAGTAAAACGGCAATTAGGAGAATTATTCGAGTTATACAAAGTGAGGTTTTGA
- a CDS encoding GNAT family N-acetyltransferase, which produces MMIRHATETDLPTIVAIYNAAVPTRMATADLEPVSVESRMAWFQGRVPSQRPLWVVEIDGIIAGWLSFQSFYGRPAYHCTAEISIYISPDFQKHGLGKQLLEKAISESPSLGLKTLVSFIFAHNHPSLKLFEKFGFQHWGHLPKIADLAGVERDLIILGLRVGEKSYSR; this is translated from the coding sequence ATGATGATCCGCCATGCCACAGAAACAGACCTACCAACAATTGTAGCCATTTATAACGCTGCTGTTCCTACCCGCATGGCCACAGCCGATTTAGAACCTGTGTCTGTGGAAAGTCGCATGGCTTGGTTTCAGGGACGAGTACCCTCACAACGTCCCCTCTGGGTAGTGGAAATAGATGGTATAATTGCTGGATGGCTGAGTTTCCAATCCTTTTATGGTAGACCGGCTTACCATTGCACCGCCGAAATTAGTATTTACATTTCCCCAGACTTTCAAAAACATGGTTTGGGAAAGCAACTTTTAGAAAAAGCAATTAGTGAAAGTCCCAGCTTAGGTTTAAAGACCTTGGTCAGCTTTATTTTTGCTCATAATCACCCCAGTTTAAAATTGTTTGAAAAATTTGGTTTTCAACATTGGGGACATTTGCCCAAAATCGCCGATTTAGCAGGTGTTGAACGAGATTTAATTATTCTGGGGTTACGAGTTGGGGAGAAGTCATATAGCAGGTGA